A stretch of Miscanthus floridulus cultivar M001 chromosome 13, ASM1932011v1, whole genome shotgun sequence DNA encodes these proteins:
- the LOC136499468 gene encoding protein FAR1-RELATED SEQUENCE 5-like encodes MPPTHGSPTPSSSAAGEASTSSVLTPVQPVAPASVPVANPASLAEVTPLRTVSPTTMVTPDQQKTYMHDPLLIEEIVPNEELRFESRDEAEEFYKFYASKAGFDVRITKTKKTVLEMSCNKQGHWDYYKPGEERVREKMSKRCECKAFVKVKWIQKKGYWFFERIRLEHTHPLHPSPSLTQYMKSHKNQDPTIMGIVDQMHRCDVPLNATVNVLSDIYGGRQNFTFTERDLKNRKAAVAKAERENDIPKLLEFFKEMKAHNEHFYYDLQVDSENIVKNVFWSHASQRAEYRDFGDVVTFDTTYETNMYNMPVAMFVGSNHQLQNVVFGQALLQDEQADTFEWLFQAFQDCMLGSRDPRCILTDQDSAMAAAIKRVFKKTQHRLCRWHMLKKYRNELKKLYKLHEGLKIKLLTVINHPLTHIEFEAAWNELVDEYGIREDETIKGLWDSRKLWVAAYFKPLYCGRMTSTQRSESVNRMLKSRHFTGHMTCMSKFARKMLEFIQHTNHTAAGETHWSQADNFRLTLQHFDIHLSRVYTRAVYKKYRDTYIYSTAFRIDPDADKADSFLVTHTNQSWKYSWFQHSFKVEANVEEGRYTCECKTWEHTGLFCAHLIKVFTYLQIENIPSKYIMKRYTRDARMMVTWDRHDIATMGTDCEDERYATRKLVDLAMMAVRALRKTSIGVERGSKDLQALAEWGESVAVGTGPSQMGNLRNEENVSDGIRGPEVPAVDEVVANDTEEDPHSPAIRKDTLISECAPKGASTKGRKRKGKQIVRVETCNKKATGVRNCGHCGLKGHYSTSCEINPDNEWKKSGSSGSLRGKMGKKRGRPPTKRQLEEEFDDVA; translated from the exons ATGCCGCCGACCCATGGATCACCCACTCCGTCGTCCTCTGCGGCCGGAGAGGCATCGACGTCGTCTGTGCTGACTCCAGTTCAGCCTGTGGCGCCAGCGTCGGTGCCGGTAGCAAATCCTGCAAGCCTTGCTGAAGTCACTCCGCTACGGACTGTCTCTCCAACGACGATGGTGACGCCTGATCAGCAGAAGACGTACATGCAT GATCCCTTGTTGATAGAAGAAATTGTGCCCAATGAAGAGCTGCGTTTTGAGAGCAGAGATGAAGCAGAGGAGTTTTACAAGTTCTATGCGAGTAAGGCAGGATTCGACGTGCGCATAACCAAGACTAAGAAGACGGTTTTGGAGATGAGTTGCAATAAACAAGGGCACTGGGATTATTATAAGCCTGGTGAGGAGAGAGTTcgagagaaaatgtcaaagaggTGTGAATGCAAGGCATTTGTGAAGGTTAAATGGATCCAGAAGAAGGGATATTGGTTTTTTGAGAGGATACGGTTGGAACACACTCACCCATTGCATCCATCGCCGAGCTTAACACAATATATGAAGTCACACAAAAACCAGGACCCGACAATCATGGGGATTGTTGATCAGATGCATAGGTGTGATGTTCCCCTGAACGCAACAGTAAATGTGTTGTCAGACATATATGGCGGTCGCCAAAACTTCACATTCACTGAGAGGGACCTGAAAAACAG GAAAGCTGCAGTGGCCAAGGCAGAGAGGGAAAATGATATTCCCAAGTTGCTCGAGTTTTTCAAGGAGATGAAGGCCCATAATGAACATTTCTACTATGATTTGCAGGTGGACAGTGAGAACATTGTCAAGAATGTGTTCTGGAGTCATGCAAGCCAACGTGCAGAATATAGAGATTTTGGAGATGTCGTTACATTCGACACCACATACGAAACTAATATGTATAACATGCCAGTAGCTATGTTTGTCGGTTCGAACCATCAACTACAAAATGTCGTGTTTGGGCAAGCACTTTTGCAGGATGAGCAAGCTGATACATTTGAGTGGTTGTTTCAAGCATTCCAAGACTGCATGTTAGGGAGTCGAGATCCTAGATGTATACTTACAG ACCAGGATAGCGCGATGGCTGCCGCAATCAAGAGGGTGTTTAAAAAAACACAACATAGGTTGTGCCGTTGGCACATGCTGAAGAAGTATCGAAATGAGCTTAAGAAATTGTATAAGTTGCATGAGGGTCTGAAGATAAAGTTGCTAACAGTAATCAATCACCCACTTACGCATATCGAGTTCGAGGCAGCCTGGAATGAGCTGGTCGATGAGTATGGCATACGGGAAGATGAAACTATCAAGGGTCTTTGGGATAGTAGGAAGTTGTGGGTTGCAGCTTACTTCAAACCCTTGTATTGTGGAAGGATGACGTCTACACAAAGGAGTGAAAGCGTGAATAGGATGCTCAAGAGCAGGCATTTCACAGGCCACATGACATGCATGAGCAAATTTGCCCGCAAGATGCTTGAGTTCATTCAACACACAAATCACACGGCGGCAGGAGAAACCCATTGGTCACAG GCTGATAACTTTCGATTGACGTTGCAACACTTCGACATCCATTTGAGCAGGGTGTACACACGGGCTGTCTACAAAAAGTATAGAGATACTTATATATACAGTACTGCATTCCGTATTGACCCAGATGCAGACAAGGCTGATAGTTTCCTAGTGACGCACACAAATCAGTCGTGGAAATATTCATGGTTTCAACATTCTTTCAAAGTGGAGGCTAATGTGGAAGAAGGTAGATACACATGCGAGTGCAAGACATGGGAGCATACAG GCTTGTTCTGCGCCCATCTTATTAAAGTTTTCACCTACCTGCAAATTGAAAATATACCTTCAAAATACATAATGAAGAGATACACCAGAGATGCGAGGATGATGGTAACTTGGGACAGGCATGACATAGCTACTATGGGAACAGATTGTGAAGACGAGAGGTACGCAACAAGAAAGTTGGTAGATTTAGCAATGATGGCCGTAAGGGCGCTCCGCAAAACAAGTATTGGGGTTGAGAGAGGAAGCAAGGATCTGCAAGCATTGGCTGAGTGGGGTGAATCAGTTGCAGTAGGTACTGGACCATCGCAGATGGGGAATCTTAGAAACGAAGAAAATGTGTCAGATGGAATAAGAGGACCTGAAGTTCCTGCAGTCGATGAAGTAGTCGCAAATGATACTGAAGAGGATCCTCATTCTCCTGCAATTAGAAAAGACACGCTAATTTCGGAATGTGCGCCAAAGGGTGCTAGTACAAAGGGGAGGAAGCGCAAAGGGAAACAGATAGTCCGAGTTGAGACTTGTAACAAGAAAGCAACGGGGGTACGGAATTGTGGCCATTGTGGATTGAAAGGTCATTATAGTACAAGTTGTGAAATAAACCCAGACAATGAATGGAAGAAAAGTGGTTCCAGTGGGAGTTTGCGTGGCAAGATGGGGAAGAAGAGGGGGAGACCACCCACAAAAAGGCAACTAGAGGAGGAGTTTGATGATGTTGCATGA